From Vreelandella neptunia, the proteins below share one genomic window:
- a CDS encoding TRAP transporter large permease: MNLAIGSALIALFALSIPIAIAIALTAVIGLYFFSSVPLLVVPQRMFVGLDSFPLMAVPFFILAGHIMSNGGIATRMVEFARSLVGGIQGGLACTCVVTCMMFAAISGSSVATTFAIGAILIPAMVARGYPPPMAASIQASSAELGIIIPPSVPLILYGVSTETSITQLFLAGFGPGLMIGLALIVMVVIWCRLKGYGTQDGDLRSPVWPAFRSAFLALLMPVIIIGGIYGGIFTPTEASAVAVMYGLFLGMVVYRTIKLSDLPRIFRESALSAGSIMLIIAAASILSFVIGRSGLASDIGAWAQNTFDNRYTFLLAINMLLLVVGMFIETSAAILILAPILAPIAIGFGIDPVHFGIVIVVNLALGMFTPPLGVNLFAAAQVAKLPVEQLFRFLLPPVLTIITCLMLITYVPMISLFLRDLLF; encoded by the coding sequence ATGAATCTGGCGATCGGCTCAGCGTTAATCGCGCTGTTTGCCCTTTCGATACCGATTGCGATTGCCATCGCCTTAACCGCAGTGATTGGCCTTTATTTCTTCAGCAGCGTTCCGCTTCTGGTCGTCCCCCAGCGTATGTTCGTGGGGTTGGATAGCTTTCCGCTCATGGCGGTGCCGTTCTTTATTTTAGCCGGCCATATCATGAGCAACGGCGGCATTGCCACTCGTATGGTCGAGTTTGCCCGCTCGCTGGTGGGTGGTATTCAGGGCGGCTTAGCCTGCACCTGTGTGGTTACCTGCATGATGTTTGCAGCCATTTCAGGCTCCAGTGTGGCCACCACCTTTGCCATCGGCGCCATCTTGATTCCAGCCATGGTAGCCCGTGGCTACCCGCCACCGATGGCCGCCTCTATCCAGGCCTCTTCCGCGGAACTGGGTATCATCATTCCGCCTTCCGTACCATTGATCCTCTACGGTGTCAGCACAGAAACCTCCATTACACAGCTATTTCTCGCTGGCTTTGGCCCCGGCCTAATGATCGGGCTAGCCTTGATTGTAATGGTCGTTATTTGGTGCCGCTTAAAAGGCTACGGCACCCAGGATGGTGATTTACGCTCGCCCGTCTGGCCCGCATTTCGCAGTGCCTTTCTCGCTCTGCTAATGCCGGTCATTATCATTGGCGGGATTTATGGTGGCATCTTTACCCCCACCGAAGCCTCCGCGGTGGCAGTAATGTATGGGCTGTTTTTAGGCATGGTGGTTTATCGCACCATCAAACTAAGTGATCTGCCGCGCATTTTTCGCGAGAGCGCGCTATCGGCAGGTTCGATCATGCTGATTATCGCCGCGGCCTCGATTCTTAGTTTTGTAATTGGACGCTCTGGACTAGCTAGCGACATCGGCGCCTGGGCACAAAACACTTTTGATAATCGCTACACCTTCCTACTAGCCATCAATATGTTGCTACTGGTGGTCGGAATGTTTATCGAAACCTCCGCCGCCATTTTAATTCTTGCCCCCATCTTGGCCCCCATTGCGATTGGGTTCGGCATTGACCCAGTGCATTTCGGCATCGTAATCGTCGTGAATTTAGCGTTGGGTATGTTTACCCCGCCTCTAGGGGTGAATCTTTTTGCCGCCGCGCAAGTAGCCAAGCTGCCCGTTGAACAACTATTTCGCTTTTTGTTGCCACCGGTACTCACCATCATCACCTGCCTGATGCTGATTACCTATGTGCCGATGATCTCGCTTTTTCTGCGCGATCTCCTTTTTTGA
- a CDS encoding nucleoside recognition domain-containing protein, with amino-acid sequence MLNGIWLSFFIAAFAASLWQWLVGGDSEVFARLVQSLFDMAKVSVDIILVLLGTMTLWLGFLSIAEKAGLIRLLGRVLDPLFCRLMPEVPRGHPAMGLISMNFAANILGLDNAATPIGIKAMHSLQSLNPSSETASNAQILFLVLNTSSLTLLPVTIFMYRAQQGAADPTLVFLPILLATTASSLAGLLAVALMQRLKLWQPVVLAYLLAAALALGLLITTLAGMSAQALAAASTLVGNLTLFSIVMMFLVVGALRGVRVYDAFIEGAKEGLSFTITLLPYLIAMLVAVGVLRASGVLDAGLGGIRWIVEGFGWDTRFVDALPTAFVKPLSGSGARAMMIETMDTFGVDSFPGLLAATMQGSTETTFYVLAVYFGAVGITRIRHGLGCALVADLAGVTTAIAVCYWFFG; translated from the coding sequence ATGCTCAACGGAATTTGGTTAAGCTTCTTTATCGCTGCCTTTGCGGCTTCACTTTGGCAGTGGCTGGTGGGGGGCGATAGCGAGGTCTTTGCCCGTCTGGTGCAGTCACTGTTCGATATGGCGAAGGTAAGCGTCGATATCATTCTGGTGCTGCTGGGCACCATGACGCTATGGCTGGGGTTTCTTTCGATTGCCGAAAAGGCGGGCTTGATTCGTTTGCTAGGGCGGGTGCTCGACCCGCTGTTCTGCCGCTTAATGCCAGAGGTTCCCCGCGGCCACCCAGCTATGGGGCTGATCAGTATGAACTTCGCGGCAAATATCCTGGGTCTGGATAACGCCGCCACGCCGATTGGCATCAAAGCGATGCACTCGCTACAGAGCCTTAACCCCAGCAGTGAGACCGCCAGCAACGCGCAAATTCTGTTTTTGGTGCTTAACACCTCGTCACTCACGCTACTGCCGGTAACGATTTTTATGTACCGCGCACAGCAAGGCGCCGCCGACCCCACCCTAGTGTTTTTACCTATTTTGCTGGCCACAACCGCCTCCAGTCTGGCGGGGCTTTTGGCAGTGGCATTGATGCAGCGCTTAAAACTCTGGCAACCCGTGGTGCTAGCCTATTTATTAGCTGCTGCTCTAGCGTTGGGGCTACTGATCACCACGCTGGCAGGCATGTCCGCCCAGGCGCTGGCCGCAGCCTCTACGCTAGTCGGGAACCTGACGCTATTTAGCATCGTAATGATGTTTTTAGTGGTCGGGGCGTTACGGGGTGTGAGGGTGTATGACGCCTTTATCGAAGGTGCGAAAGAGGGGCTGAGCTTTACCATCACATTGCTGCCCTACTTGATTGCCATGCTGGTAGCGGTCGGCGTGCTGCGCGCCAGCGGCGTTTTAGACGCTGGCTTAGGCGGTATCCGCTGGATAGTGGAAGGCTTTGGCTGGGACACCCGCTTTGTCGATGCCCTGCCCACCGCCTTTGTAAAGCCACTTTCTGGCAGCGGCGCCCGCGCCATGATGATCGAAACCATGGACACCTTTGGCGTCGATAGCTTTCCAGGGTTGCTCGCCGCCACTATGCAAGGCAGCACTGAAACCACCTTCTATGTATTGGCTGTCTACTTTGGCGCCGTTGGCATTACTCGCATTCGCCACGGACTAGGCTGTGCGCTGGTCGCCGACTTGGCAGGCGTGACTACGGCGATTGCGGTGTGCTACTGGTTTTTTGGATAG
- a CDS encoding ribulose-bisphosphate carboxylase large subunit family protein has product MSTRIHARYLIETPYPVEHAAQVMAGEQSSGTFTRLANETDALRAAHGAVVENIETLEAVGAPSLPMRADLAPQGHALFQRALVELSWPLENMGPSLPNLVSTVAGNLFELKEFSALKLLDIDLPSAFAGAYPGPQFGMSGTRQLTGITSGPLIGTIIKPSVGLSPTETADMVAQLVAGGIDFIKDDELQANGPHNPLRARVDAIMPIINAHAERTGKKVMYAFNISGDIDEMRAQHDYVVAAGGSCVMVAVNSVGLAGVAHLRRHCQVALHGHRAGWGMLSRSPHLGMAFDAYHKLWRLAGVDHIHVNGLRNKFSEEDASVINSARACQAAMFEAPAAGYQIMPVFSSGQSASQVADTYQALGNSDLIYCCGGGIMAHPGGISGGVASLRQAWQAAMAGIPLATYAREHQELAQAMETFSV; this is encoded by the coding sequence ATGAGCACACGCATTCACGCCCGCTACCTGATTGAGACGCCCTACCCGGTTGAGCACGCGGCTCAAGTCATGGCCGGTGAGCAGTCGTCCGGCACTTTTACTCGCTTAGCCAATGAAACCGATGCCTTGAGGGCAGCCCATGGGGCCGTCGTCGAAAATATTGAGACACTGGAGGCGGTAGGGGCACCTTCGCTGCCCATGCGCGCTGATTTGGCGCCGCAAGGCCACGCTCTGTTTCAGCGCGCACTAGTGGAGCTCTCCTGGCCGCTGGAAAACATGGGCCCCTCCCTGCCGAATCTAGTGTCTACCGTTGCGGGCAACCTGTTTGAGCTCAAAGAGTTTTCTGCACTGAAGCTACTGGATATCGACTTACCCAGCGCCTTCGCAGGCGCCTACCCTGGCCCACAATTTGGGATGTCGGGCACACGCCAGCTAACCGGTATTACCAGCGGCCCACTAATAGGCACCATTATTAAGCCCAGCGTGGGGTTATCTCCGACTGAAACCGCTGACATGGTGGCGCAACTTGTGGCGGGAGGTATTGATTTTATTAAAGACGACGAGCTGCAGGCCAACGGCCCCCATAACCCGCTGCGAGCGCGCGTCGATGCCATCATGCCGATTATCAACGCCCATGCTGAGCGCACCGGTAAAAAGGTGATGTACGCCTTTAATATCAGTGGTGATATCGACGAGATGCGCGCTCAGCATGACTACGTGGTGGCTGCTGGCGGCAGTTGCGTCATGGTCGCTGTTAACAGCGTTGGCTTAGCAGGTGTTGCGCACTTACGCCGCCACTGCCAGGTAGCGCTACATGGCCACCGCGCCGGCTGGGGCATGTTAAGCCGTTCACCTCACTTGGGGATGGCATTCGACGCTTACCATAAACTGTGGCGGCTAGCGGGAGTGGATCATATCCACGTTAATGGTCTACGCAATAAATTCAGCGAAGAGGACGCTAGTGTGATTAATAGCGCTCGCGCCTGCCAAGCAGCGATGTTTGAAGCACCTGCAGCGGGTTATCAGATTATGCCGGTCTTCTCTTCGGGGCAAAGCGCCTCCCAAGTGGCTGATACCTATCAGGCACTTGGCAATAGTGATCTGATTTACTGCTGTGGCGGCGGCATTATGGCCCACCCCGGCGGCATTTCTGGCGGGGTCGCCAGCCTGCGTCAGGCGTGGCAAGCCGCCATGGCGGGCATCCCGCTGGCAACCTATGCCCGTGAGCACCAAGAACTTGCCCAGGCCATGGAGACCTTTAGCGTATGA
- a CDS encoding alanine/glycine:cation symporter family protein, translating into MLDMLNDLLWGKVLLVLLVGVGIGFTVASRFVQFRYFGEMFRILGSGQAFKRNKHGHLSSFQALVLSVAGRVGGGNIAGVAVAITLGGPGAIFWMWLVGLMGMATSFLECTLAQTYKEAEGDGTYRGGPAYYIVKGLGKQWRWLAAFYSVLLLLTFGFAFTALQSYAVATSFGDAFGVPVLYSGIALAMLVGLIIFGGIKRIARISEFLVPFMAVSYIAIALLVIAMNITEIPGVIVLIVKSAFGLEPLIGGGIGAAIMMGLKRGLFSNEAGLGSAPNVAAVAYVPHPANQGIVQAFSVFIDTVIICSATAFLILLSGVYDPAAGAGVEGIALTQAALADHVGEWGRTFVSLALLLFAFSTILYNYYLGENSLNFFSRDNQNLFNAFRVAIVLLVCWGATTDLGTVFGFADVTMGLLAVVNLIALIMLFKCGLRILKDFDVQRRQGIKQPIFDANQHPDLDLDPKAWELEPEEAEALKQRLKGAPAK; encoded by the coding sequence ATGCTCGATATGCTCAATGACCTCCTGTGGGGGAAGGTTTTACTAGTGCTGCTGGTGGGCGTTGGCATCGGTTTTACCGTTGCGTCCCGCTTTGTGCAGTTTCGTTATTTCGGTGAGATGTTTCGCATCCTCGGTTCCGGTCAAGCCTTTAAGCGTAATAAACACGGCCATTTAAGCTCGTTCCAGGCGCTGGTGCTCTCAGTGGCCGGGCGTGTCGGTGGCGGCAACATCGCCGGTGTAGCGGTGGCGATTACACTGGGTGGTCCAGGGGCGATTTTTTGGATGTGGTTGGTGGGTTTGATGGGTATGGCTACCAGCTTTTTGGAGTGCACCCTGGCGCAGACCTATAAAGAGGCCGAAGGCGACGGCACTTACCGCGGCGGCCCGGCGTACTACATCGTTAAAGGACTGGGAAAACAGTGGCGCTGGCTAGCGGCTTTTTATTCGGTACTGTTACTGTTGACCTTCGGTTTTGCCTTTACCGCGCTGCAATCCTATGCGGTGGCAACCTCTTTCGGCGATGCTTTCGGCGTGCCGGTGCTGTATAGCGGCATAGCTCTGGCCATGCTGGTCGGGCTGATTATTTTCGGCGGCATCAAGCGTATTGCGCGTATATCTGAGTTTCTCGTGCCCTTTATGGCGGTGAGCTATATCGCCATTGCGCTGCTGGTTATCGCCATGAATATTACCGAAATCCCTGGCGTGATTGTGCTGATTGTAAAGAGTGCCTTCGGCCTTGAGCCACTGATTGGTGGCGGTATTGGCGCGGCGATCATGATGGGTCTGAAGCGCGGTCTGTTCTCTAACGAAGCGGGCCTGGGCAGTGCGCCCAACGTGGCGGCAGTGGCCTACGTACCGCACCCGGCTAACCAGGGCATCGTGCAGGCGTTTTCAGTCTTTATCGATACCGTGATTATCTGTTCCGCCACGGCCTTTTTGATTCTACTCAGCGGTGTATACGACCCTGCTGCGGGCGCTGGCGTTGAGGGCATCGCTTTGACACAGGCAGCACTGGCTGATCATGTGGGTGAATGGGGCCGCACCTTTGTCAGCTTGGCACTGCTGCTATTCGCTTTCAGTACCATTCTCTACAACTACTACCTTGGCGAGAACAGCCTTAACTTCTTCAGCCGCGACAACCAGAACCTGTTTAACGCTTTCCGTGTGGCTATCGTGCTGCTGGTTTGTTGGGGGGCGACGACCGATTTGGGCACCGTGTTTGGCTTTGCTGATGTCACCATGGGCCTGCTGGCGGTGGTCAACCTGATCGCGTTGATCATGCTGTTCAAGTGCGGTCTGCGTATTTTGAAAGACTTCGATGTGCAGCGACGTCAGGGTATCAAACAGCCGATTTTTGATGCCAACCAGCATCCCGATCTCGACCTGGATCCAAAAGCCTGGGAGCTAGAGCCTGAAGAGGCTGAAGCGTTAAAACAGCGCCTGAAAGGCGCGCCTGCGAAGTAA
- a CDS encoding TRAP transporter small permease produces the protein MLSLLNSLAQGLIKLTHNLAAILLAIAVTLVSYQVFTRFILGDPAAWSEILARGLIIWSVFLVSAAAFWYGAMISIDLFLDRLPPRLRIYGQRLVCTAVLTLLAILVWQGYLITLRVSGQQIAMLEIPMSWFYAAIPTGCAVAIVAVVARQLCAEYQHHHGQHRTSPIRTDVGETL, from the coding sequence ATGTTGTCGCTACTGAATAGCTTGGCCCAGGGGCTCATCAAGCTCACTCATAATCTTGCCGCAATACTCCTCGCCATTGCGGTCACCTTAGTCTCGTACCAAGTCTTTACCCGTTTTATTCTCGGCGACCCAGCCGCTTGGTCGGAAATCCTGGCGCGAGGATTAATTATCTGGAGCGTGTTTTTAGTTAGCGCAGCGGCTTTTTGGTATGGCGCCATGATCTCCATTGACCTTTTCCTTGATCGCTTGCCGCCGCGTTTGCGCATTTATGGCCAGCGTTTAGTGTGCACTGCCGTATTAACACTGTTGGCTATTCTTGTCTGGCAGGGGTACCTGATCACCTTGCGCGTCTCTGGGCAGCAAATCGCCATGCTCGAAATTCCTATGTCCTGGTTCTATGCCGCTATACCCACTGGCTGCGCCGTCGCCATCGTCGCAGTGGTTGCGCGCCAGCTCTGTGCCGAGTATCAGCATCATCACGGCCAGCATCGCACGAGTCCTATCCGTACTGATGTAGGAGAAACGCTATGA
- a CDS encoding type II toxin-antitoxin system VapC family toxin, translating to MSVLVDTSVWVDHFRKRNDALVELIEKDLVLNHPMVLVELACGTPPSPRTQTLESVALLRSCHQASLSEVMAFIEREKLYGLGCGLVDMCLLASTLITPDTQLWTLDKRLADMAGKFNAAYQVAMH from the coding sequence ATGAGTGTGCTAGTCGACACATCGGTCTGGGTGGATCATTTCAGAAAACGCAACGATGCCCTGGTCGAATTGATCGAAAAGGATCTTGTACTGAACCACCCCATGGTGTTGGTTGAATTAGCCTGCGGGACACCTCCTTCCCCACGCACTCAAACGCTAGAGAGTGTCGCCCTCTTGCGATCCTGTCATCAGGCTAGTTTGTCGGAAGTGATGGCTTTCATCGAACGTGAAAAGCTCTATGGCCTGGGCTGCGGCTTAGTCGACATGTGCTTGCTTGCCTCAACACTTATCACGCCCGATACGCAGTTATGGACGCTAGACAAGCGTCTCGCGGATATGGCGGGCAAGTTCAATGCAGCCTACCAAGTCGCGATGCATTGA
- a CDS encoding asparaginase: MPRVLMLYTGGTIGMQPSPQGYIPCAGLAERLAAHLALGDPYRLPAFDVIEMQPLIDSAELMPEAWNRLVAALETHWQAYDAFVVLHGTDTMAYSAAALSFMLGALNKPVIFTGSQIPLGEPRSDALNNVVSALQLAAHPATPCEVTLAFHDRLLRGNRARKVRAQGLDAFDSPNFPWLAKLGIGISFPQPSALLSGLPNFAPIEVNHEAVAVLPLHPGMSLRRAKALLEDKTLKGLVLYSYGVGNPLSFEGELLNALKTANERGVALLNVTQCAQGEVVQGAYATGAALNQAGVIAGSDITLEAAIAKLTVLIGQGLVGSTLGQALRAPMGGECSR, from the coding sequence ATGCCCCGCGTACTGATGCTCTATACCGGTGGGACGATTGGTATGCAGCCATCGCCACAAGGTTATATACCCTGCGCGGGGCTGGCCGAACGCCTGGCGGCGCATCTGGCGCTGGGTGACCCTTACCGGCTGCCAGCATTTGATGTGATTGAGATGCAGCCGCTGATTGATAGCGCCGAGTTAATGCCCGAGGCGTGGAATCGTTTGGTGGCAGCATTGGAGACGCACTGGCAGGCTTATGATGCCTTTGTTGTGCTTCATGGCACCGATACTATGGCTTACAGCGCCGCGGCGCTTTCGTTTATGCTCGGTGCGTTGAACAAGCCGGTGATCTTTACTGGTTCCCAAATTCCATTGGGTGAGCCAAGAAGCGATGCGCTGAACAATGTAGTCAGCGCGCTGCAGCTTGCAGCTCACCCAGCGACACCTTGCGAAGTCACCCTGGCGTTTCACGATCGGCTGTTGCGTGGAAACCGGGCTCGTAAGGTGCGCGCACAAGGCTTAGATGCCTTCGACTCACCCAACTTCCCCTGGCTTGCCAAGCTGGGCATTGGCATTAGTTTTCCCCAACCCTCGGCGCTGCTGAGCGGACTACCCAACTTTGCCCCTATTGAAGTGAACCATGAAGCGGTAGCGGTATTGCCGCTGCATCCAGGGATGTCGCTGCGCCGTGCCAAGGCGCTGCTGGAGGATAAAACACTAAAAGGGCTGGTGCTGTATAGCTACGGGGTTGGCAACCCGCTTAGCTTTGAAGGCGAACTGCTTAATGCCTTGAAGACGGCTAACGAGCGAGGCGTCGCGCTGCTTAACGTCACCCAGTGTGCCCAAGGCGAGGTAGTGCAGGGCGCCTACGCCACCGGCGCAGCACTTAATCAAGCGGGCGTGATTGCCGGCAGCGATATCACCCTGGAAGCCGCCATCGCGAAGCTAACCGTGCTCATTGGGCAAGGTCTGGTGGGGTCAACGCTGGGCCAGGCATTGAGAGCGCCCATGGGCGGTGAGTGTAGCCGTTAA
- a CDS encoding type II toxin-antitoxin system VapB family antitoxin, with protein MRTTVTIDDELYEQALAFAEPGMDKPSDLFREAMKTYVRVQAGRRLAALGGTAPEMPDIPRRREEPSAQ; from the coding sequence ATGCGAACCACTGTTACCATCGACGATGAGCTGTACGAGCAAGCATTGGCGTTTGCCGAGCCGGGAATGGATAAACCATCAGACCTCTTTCGCGAGGCCATGAAGACCTATGTCCGCGTACAAGCCGGTCGGCGCCTTGCAGCATTGGGCGGGACTGCGCCAGAGATGCCCGACATACCCCGCCGTCGCGAGGAGCCTTCAGCGCAATGA
- a CDS encoding DMT family transporter, whose amino-acid sequence MAGASSLLIALAAFCWGISGGIAGILLDDGWDPAVVSFYRGFIGLLFALGWLLLQHRHSGLNSKRLWFWSVVAGLGVAGNFTFYFLSIEYGNVAVAATLMYCAPVFVYLVSFALKLERPTAAKWLAIALVMVGIVLLTKLYAISASGLSLIGVGTGLLAGLSYAAFIFGFKYAAPHGSPQAILSVAFTVLAIALLLPTDINQAVSVISALELPLFVALGILGAGLSFLLYVVGIKHAAPALASMVAMVEPITATLFGVAVLNESLGVIQMVGMGIILLTVTALSISSR is encoded by the coding sequence ATGGCAGGCGCAAGCAGTTTATTGATAGCGCTGGCGGCCTTCTGCTGGGGGATATCCGGGGGAATCGCAGGCATTTTGTTAGACGACGGCTGGGATCCAGCCGTCGTGTCATTTTATCGGGGGTTTATAGGACTTCTCTTCGCACTTGGGTGGCTGCTGCTTCAACACCGGCATAGCGGCCTGAACAGCAAGCGGCTTTGGTTCTGGTCAGTGGTTGCAGGCCTGGGCGTCGCTGGCAATTTTACGTTCTATTTTCTTAGTATTGAGTATGGCAACGTTGCGGTCGCTGCCACCTTGATGTACTGCGCCCCTGTTTTTGTCTATCTCGTCTCATTTGCCCTCAAACTAGAGCGCCCCACCGCTGCCAAGTGGCTGGCCATTGCGCTGGTCATGGTGGGTATTGTGCTGTTAACCAAGTTGTATGCCATCAGCGCCAGTGGTCTCTCATTAATTGGCGTGGGCACTGGACTGCTTGCCGGGCTCTCCTACGCAGCGTTCATTTTTGGTTTCAAATATGCCGCACCCCATGGCAGCCCCCAGGCAATTCTTTCGGTTGCCTTCACCGTGCTGGCCATCGCACTGCTGTTGCCAACGGACATTAACCAAGCTGTCAGCGTTATCAGCGCTCTGGAACTGCCGCTGTTTGTAGCGCTGGGCATTCTCGGCGCTGGGCTATCTTTTCTGCTGTATGTGGTAGGTATCAAGCATGCGGCACCTGCGCTGGCCTCCATGGTTGCCATGGTCGAGCCGATTACCGCTACCCTGTTTGGTGTAGCGGTGTTAAACGAAAGCCTGGGCGTTATTCAAATGGTCGGTATGGGGATCATCTTGCTAACCGTCACCGCGCTGAGCATTTCTTCCCGCTGA
- a CDS encoding four-carbon acid sugar kinase family protein: MNTPLLLSYYGDDLTGSTDVMEALSLNGVETVLFLAPPSEEQLAPFADYLAIGLAGTSRSESPEWMETHLTNALAWLKSLNASLCHYKVCSTFDSAPNIGNIGKALEIGKALFAQSCVPLVVGAPQLKRYTVFGQHFAAFDGEVHRIDRHPVMSRHPVTPMAEADLRLHLAKQTRLSIGLADVLCIESANTGSQVDQLSRSNDVLLYDTLNRNHQVKVGAQLWRTRSPAGSYVVGSSAIEYALVDTWREQALIPVSPPLFSSPGAVEQIAVVSGSCSEVTARQIRHAETRGFRAIAIDVVKLIDPLTHADTMNKALKEAIEALSQNKSVIVYTAMGPNSDADAVHQGGEKARHLIGRSLGQLLRQMVEAYRLQRIVIAGGDTSSHALSQLGVHALTTRLPLPETPGSPLCTAHSDQPAFDGLEVALKGGQIGSESYFVTIRDGIT, translated from the coding sequence ATGAACACGCCTCTTCTTCTCTCCTATTACGGCGATGACCTCACTGGTTCGACCGATGTGATGGAAGCGTTAAGCCTGAACGGGGTGGAAACAGTGCTTTTTCTGGCACCGCCCAGCGAAGAGCAATTAGCTCCCTTTGCCGATTACCTAGCGATTGGCCTAGCGGGTACCAGCCGCAGCGAATCACCTGAGTGGATGGAAACACACCTCACCAATGCCCTGGCATGGTTGAAATCCCTTAACGCCTCGCTGTGTCACTACAAGGTGTGCTCCACCTTCGATAGCGCGCCGAATATTGGCAATATCGGCAAAGCGCTGGAAATAGGCAAAGCCCTGTTCGCGCAAAGCTGCGTGCCCCTGGTGGTCGGTGCCCCTCAACTAAAGCGCTATACCGTTTTTGGCCAACATTTTGCCGCCTTCGATGGCGAGGTTCACCGTATTGATCGTCACCCTGTAATGAGCCGCCATCCAGTAACGCCCATGGCAGAAGCCGATTTAAGGCTTCATTTGGCTAAACAAACCCGACTCTCCATCGGTTTAGCCGACGTACTGTGCATCGAATCAGCCAATACCGGTTCCCAGGTTGACCAACTAAGCCGCTCGAATGACGTATTGCTCTACGACACGCTGAACCGCAACCATCAGGTAAAAGTGGGCGCACAGCTATGGCGAACGCGCTCGCCCGCTGGCAGCTATGTGGTGGGTTCGTCCGCCATAGAGTATGCGTTAGTAGATACTTGGCGAGAACAGGCCCTCATTCCCGTAAGCCCACCGCTGTTCTCCTCTCCTGGAGCGGTTGAACAAATTGCCGTGGTGTCGGGCAGTTGCTCTGAAGTAACTGCCCGGCAAATTCGACACGCGGAAACCAGAGGGTTTCGCGCTATTGCCATTGATGTCGTCAAACTTATCGACCCTCTGACGCATGCCGACACCATGAACAAGGCATTGAAAGAGGCTATCGAGGCACTCAGTCAGAACAAAAGCGTCATTGTGTATACGGCCATGGGGCCAAACAGCGATGCGGATGCTGTGCATCAGGGCGGGGAAAAGGCGCGCCACCTTATTGGTCGCTCTTTAGGTCAGTTATTACGCCAAATGGTAGAAGCCTATAGGCTTCAGCGCATAGTGATCGCTGGGGGCGACACTTCCAGCCATGCACTTAGCCAACTTGGCGTACACGCCCTTACCACGCGCCTACCGCTGCCGGAAACGCCGGGCTCACCGCTCTGCACCGCTCATAGCGACCAGCCAGCCTTTGATGGTTTGGAAGTCGCCTTAAAAGGCGGGCAGATCGGCAGTGAAAGCTACTTTGTGACTATTCGTGATGGCATAACCTAG
- a CDS encoding TRAP transporter substrate-binding protein, whose protein sequence is MTSYKLNKISVSIAATLASALVLTASTSAFAVQEMNLAFTPPLNSHYGEAGQAFAEEIDRLSDGEFKINLRPASALGGERDVLEGLQIGSVELTLTSTGPIGNFVPSVYALDFPFLFRDYDHAHKVLDGEIGQSLLEEFEDEGLIGLAWAENGFRHLTNSVRPVETPEDMEGMKIRTMENQVHLETFKALGAAPTPISWTEVITALQQGTIDGQENPIPILTVNSMWEIQDYLTLTGHVYSPTALVMSKIYWDDLSEEQQGWFREAAQVAAQTSRDAVQRIEEEGVDLLRSHGMEVVTEIDYEQFRAAAEPAYERYADQYGSELLERIRATE, encoded by the coding sequence ATGACCTCTTACAAGCTCAACAAAATATCAGTCAGCATTGCGGCCACCCTCGCCTCAGCCCTTGTACTGACCGCCAGCACCTCAGCGTTTGCAGTTCAAGAGATGAACCTAGCGTTCACGCCGCCACTCAACTCCCACTATGGTGAGGCGGGCCAAGCGTTTGCCGAAGAGATTGACCGGCTTAGCGACGGGGAATTTAAAATCAATCTGCGCCCTGCCAGTGCATTAGGCGGCGAGCGCGACGTGCTTGAAGGCCTTCAGATCGGTTCAGTAGAGCTGACGCTAACCTCCACCGGCCCTATCGGCAATTTCGTACCCTCGGTTTACGCTCTGGATTTTCCTTTCCTCTTCCGCGACTACGATCACGCCCATAAAGTGCTGGATGGCGAGATTGGTCAATCGTTACTGGAGGAATTCGAAGACGAAGGCTTAATTGGTTTGGCCTGGGCAGAAAACGGTTTTCGGCACCTCACCAATAGCGTGCGTCCTGTTGAAACGCCCGAAGACATGGAAGGCATGAAGATTCGCACCATGGAGAATCAGGTGCACCTGGAAACCTTCAAAGCCTTGGGCGCCGCACCAACACCCATTTCTTGGACAGAAGTCATTACGGCACTTCAGCAAGGCACCATCGACGGCCAAGAAAACCCGATCCCCATTTTGACCGTGAATAGTATGTGGGAGATCCAGGATTACCTGACACTGACTGGCCATGTTTACTCCCCCACGGCCCTGGTAATGTCCAAAATCTACTGGGATGACCTGAGTGAAGAGCAGCAGGGCTGGTTCCGAGAGGCCGCCCAGGTAGCCGCCCAAACCTCACGCGATGCCGTTCAGCGTATTGAAGAGGAAGGCGTTGATTTGCTTCGCAGTCATGGCATGGAAGTGGTGACCGAGATCGACTACGAGCAGTTCCGTGCCGCCGCCGAACCTGCCTACGAACGCTACGCCGACCAGTATGGCAGTGAACTACTAGAGCGTATCCGCGCAACCGAGTGA